In Deltaproteobacteria bacterium, one genomic interval encodes:
- a CDS encoding response regulator, producing the protein MGAKKILLVDDSNTVLLMERMLLANEGYELLTASNGREAIIKATEEKPDLILLDVVMPEVSGFEACKQIRAQESTREIPIIMVTTRSEATNVQIGFESGCNDYVTKPINGVELITKVKNHIS; encoded by the coding sequence GTGGGCGCAAAAAAAATTCTTCTTGTCGATGATTCAAATACGGTTTTATTGATGGAAAGAATGCTTTTAGCCAACGAAGGCTATGAATTACTTACAGCAAGTAATGGTCGAGAGGCAATTATTAAAGCAACTGAAGAAAAACCTGATCTAATACTTTTAGATGTTGTGATGCCAGAAGTAAGTGGATTTGAAGCTTGCAAACAAATTCGTGCGCAAGAATCTACTCGTGAGATCCCAATAATCATGGTCACCACTAGAAGCGAAGCGACTAATGTGCAAATAGGTTTTGAAAGTGGATGTAATGATTATGTGACTAAGCCTATCAATGGTGTCGAACTTATTACCAAAGTAAAAAACCATATTAGTTAA
- a CDS encoding PilZ domain-containing protein, with the protein MVLFTPEKKQFEIGQSVGTYISHNTASSPKSAEKLSQHYLNVSSFINTNNLESFDIVSKEVVIKDLSTIGAYIITQRLILSENAGLHLEFTLPQGFHLNTFCRVNRIEKISELNCVYGYGVQFCGLNDMNIDFLNYYLNLLENGQGSIVEHGRITLCYEVTTLDNNQLFISILGSLHPLESEDLEATVGRALAKLATGPILVFIDASVIGANSRASLEFIHNWLERLRHNRQVFGVMVGHESIGFVQFRRLAREAGIADSLISFTEHANAVSFWGTLIGNAGYLSTVA; encoded by the coding sequence ATGGTATTATTTACTCCTGAAAAAAAGCAATTCGAAATAGGACAGTCAGTTGGTACTTATATAAGTCACAATACTGCATCATCACCAAAGTCCGCTGAGAAATTATCACAACATTACTTAAATGTATCTTCATTCATTAATACTAATAATCTAGAGTCTTTCGATATTGTCAGTAAAGAAGTTGTTATTAAGGATCTTAGTACTATTGGGGCCTATATAATTACCCAACGACTCATATTAAGTGAAAACGCTGGGCTCCATTTAGAATTTACCTTACCTCAAGGTTTTCATCTAAATACTTTTTGTCGTGTAAACCGTATAGAAAAGATCTCAGAACTAAATTGCGTGTATGGCTACGGCGTACAGTTTTGTGGTCTCAACGATATGAATATAGATTTTTTAAATTATTATTTAAACCTTTTAGAAAATGGTCAAGGAAGCATTGTAGAACATGGTCGCATAACTTTATGTTATGAAGTCACCACTTTGGATAATAACCAGTTATTTATTAGCATATTGGGATCATTGCATCCCTTAGAATCAGAAGATCTTGAAGCAACTGTTGGTCGTGCCCTGGCGAAACTTGCAACAGGCCCAATATTAGTATTTATCGATGCTAGCGTTATTGGTGCAAATTCGCGTGCTTCATTAGAATTTATTCACAATTGGCTTGAACGACTGCGTCATAATCGTCAAGTCTTTGGGGTAATGGTTGGGCATGAATCCATTGGTTTTGTTCAATTCCGTCGACTTGCCCGTGAAGCTGGTATTGCCGATTCTTTAATTTCATTCACAGAACACGCGAATGCTGTTTCATTTTGGGGTACACTAATTGGCAATGCCGGTTATTTAAGTACAGTAGCCTGA
- a CDS encoding sigma-54-dependent Fis family transcriptional regulator — MAKQRILLIDDEPTIRFAVADYLNAQGFAVETAKTVQEGIEAFLRAPPDAALIDYMLPDGNALEMLPRLREIAASVPIIVLTAHGSIDLAVRCIKEGAQHFLTKPIEMPTLQLILQRVLEQQRNERKLIMGNLTRRRSRLYPFIGTNAAIIALAEQAKRVLDSETPVLIQGETGTGKNVLARWLHENGPRADEPFMDINCAGLSPEFLRAELFGYEPGAFTGATSRKLGLLEVGHHGTVLLDEVGEIDVSVQPKLLKVIEEKRFRRLGSVRDIAVDIRLFSATNANLAALAEKNLFRKDLLFRLDVVRLVCPALRDRRDDIIPLAYKILDEIGAERGISDLNLTSAAEKALIEYNWPGNLRELHNVLERALLLSQMTTIDRDDLSLNRVTHNTPTYLGDHLLTLEQVERLHIENVLAHENGNVVRAAQQLKIPRSSLYQKIKRYSISTSKS; from the coding sequence ATGGCTAAGCAAAGGATATTGTTAATAGACGATGAACCAACTATTCGTTTTGCGGTTGCTGATTATTTAAACGCTCAGGGTTTTGCTGTCGAAACTGCTAAGACAGTCCAAGAAGGTATTGAAGCTTTTTTACGAGCTCCGCCTGATGCTGCACTTATAGATTATATGTTACCCGATGGTAATGCTCTTGAAATGTTGCCGCGTCTGCGTGAAATTGCTGCATCAGTGCCCATTATTGTTTTAACGGCTCATGGTTCTATTGATCTAGCTGTACGTTGCATTAAAGAAGGGGCACAGCATTTTCTTACGAAACCAATAGAGATGCCTACTTTGCAATTAATTTTGCAACGTGTCCTTGAACAGCAACGCAATGAACGAAAACTTATTATGGGTAACCTGACGCGCCGACGTTCGCGTCTTTATCCCTTTATTGGTACAAACGCTGCGATTATCGCATTAGCTGAGCAAGCAAAACGAGTACTTGACTCTGAGACCCCTGTGTTAATTCAAGGTGAAACAGGTACTGGTAAAAATGTTCTTGCACGATGGTTGCATGAAAATGGACCACGAGCAGATGAGCCATTTATGGATATCAATTGCGCAGGTTTGTCTCCTGAGTTTTTAAGGGCGGAGCTTTTTGGTTATGAACCTGGTGCATTCACCGGAGCTACAAGTCGTAAATTAGGGTTACTCGAAGTAGGTCATCATGGTACTGTACTTTTAGATGAAGTAGGTGAAATTGATGTTTCGGTGCAACCCAAACTTCTTAAAGTTATTGAAGAGAAGCGTTTTCGTCGCCTAGGTTCAGTGCGAGATATTGCAGTCGATATTCGTTTGTTCTCAGCAACCAATGCTAATCTGGCGGCTTTAGCTGAAAAAAACCTATTTCGTAAAGATCTCTTGTTTCGTTTGGATGTAGTTCGACTGGTATGTCCAGCTTTGCGTGATCGTCGTGATGATATTATACCTTTAGCTTATAAAATTCTTGATGAGATTGGGGCTGAACGAGGTATTAGTGATTTAAATCTAACTAGTGCCGCTGAAAAGGCGTTAATTGAATATAATTGGCCTGGCAATTTACGTGAATTGCATAATGTATTAGAACGCGCTTTATTATTATCGCAAATGACAACAATAGATCGCGATGATCTTAGTTTAAATAGAGTAACTCATAATACACCAACTTACCTTGGTGACCATCTCCTTACTTTAGAACAAGTAGAACGTTTGCATATAGAAAATGTATTGGCACATGAAAATGGCAACGTAGTGCGTGCTGCACAACAATTAAAAATACCACGCAGCTCTTTATATCAGAAAATAAAACGGTATAGCATTTCTACGTCTAAATCCTAG
- a CDS encoding HAMP domain-containing histidine kinase, with amino-acid sequence MSASNSAIKTSPTDVLIFNIKLLLGGTIHELRNPVFAMGVTVDALEKRLGETSEIKPYFAALRHELDRILQLAHELGDLIAPINQCQVFSIKELIMKVISDLNSLAQSKEVSVTTNIDENLKPVFVDISRLQIALQRLIGLSIIRTPKGEEVKLKIVQHEDDHKSEIQIDIKDNGPLLDPRAMRDVLLPFGIRRGGKLSLDVAIAYTTILAHNGTMSAHNDKLKGLCFTVRLPNVVGDIAP; translated from the coding sequence GTGAGTGCGTCAAATTCAGCTATTAAAACATCTCCAACAGATGTTTTAATTTTTAATATCAAACTTTTATTAGGCGGTACTATCCACGAATTGCGCAATCCGGTTTTTGCAATGGGAGTAACGGTTGATGCTTTAGAAAAACGTTTAGGTGAAACTAGTGAAATAAAACCTTACTTTGCAGCATTGAGACATGAATTAGATCGGATTTTACAGTTGGCTCATGAATTAGGTGATTTGATTGCACCAATTAATCAATGTCAGGTTTTTTCAATAAAAGAATTGATCATGAAGGTGATCAGTGATCTGAACTCATTAGCACAAAGCAAAGAAGTCAGTGTAACAACAAATATAGATGAAAATTTAAAACCAGTCTTTGTAGATATTTCGCGATTGCAAATAGCTTTACAAAGATTAATTGGTTTATCAATTATAAGAACGCCAAAGGGAGAAGAAGTAAAATTAAAAATCGTACAACATGAAGACGACCATAAAAGCGAAATACAAATTGACATTAAAGATAATGGTCCATTGCTTGATCCTCGTGCAATGCGTGATGTTTTATTACCTTTTGGTATTCGTCGTGGTGGCAAACTTTCGCTTGATGTTGCTATAGCCTATACCACTATTCTTGCTCATAATGGAACTATGTCAGCGCACAATGATAAATTGAAAGGTCTGTGTTTCACTGTTAGGTTACCTAACGTTGTCGGCGATATCGCACCGTAG